The genomic interval CTGTGGAATTACCGACAATGATGCTTGATATCTCTTTTCATATAATTCACCGATTCTGGCACAATCAAAAAATGTTTCAAATAGAATTTTCTCCCAGTTGTTTGCATATACGCCAATGGCAAATAGTTTATCGGTCCTCCGATTTCCCCTGCCGATTCTCTGCAGTAGTGAAGAAATATTATAAGGTGGACGGTAAAGAATTATTGCGTCAACATCTCCAATATCAATGCCCAATTCAAGTGTTGATGTAGCAAGGAGTATTGCCCGGTCCGATTGATTCATAAATTTCTCTACCTCTTCCCTTTTTGAACGGGGAAGACTGGCATGGTGAACAAATACCCGGTCTTCAAATGGTGGGATTCTGAATTTTTGAGAAAAACTCTCAGCAAAACTACGGGCATTGAAGAATGCAAGGATTTTTTTTATCTGTCTCACCTGTGCTATTTTAAAAATCTCCTTTATAAAATTCTTTGCCGGTATCAAAATATATTCAATCTCCCGCGGTGATTTTAAAAAACATACTTTTGAATTGTCAAAATATCTATCACCAATATTTAAATCATCAATCGTTGCCGAAAGCGCGCAATACTGAAGATTACTGTTGATTTTCTGGAGAATCTTTCGCAATCTATTCAAAAGAATTCTCAACTGGTCACCACGCGGGGTATTATCAAGCAAATGGATCTCATCAAGAACTGCAGCAAAAAGATTCATAAATATCATGGGTTCCCTTGACAAAAGTGAATCAAAGGATTCAGGTGTTGTCAAAAGTACATTGGGTAAATGTTTTTTTTCAATAACCGGATGGTCTCCAGTCTTTCTGCCGATTGTAAGATTCAAAGAAGTTATCGGCTCTTCAAGCCGACGGAATAAATCATTGACAAGTGCCCGGGTCGGTGTAATGTATAAAACTTTGAGTCCTTTAAGTTCGCCTTTGAGTAAATTTTCAATAATCGGGGCAATGACAGCCTCGGTCTTACCTGTTGCAGCAGGTGAAATCACAACAACATTTTCTTTATTTAATATATAGGGAATTGTAATCTCCTGAATTTGCGTAAAACAACCAAATCTGCTAAAAAAAGGACCCCAGGTACGTTTCAGTTCCTGTTTTATCTCCATGGATTCCATTAATCTTTGTAAAATTTTACTTTATAAGAATAAATTTCATCAATTTCTTTTCACCAGGGAGTTTCAAAAAATAAACACCATTCTTTAAATCCGACACATCAATTTCATTTTCTGTGTTTTCTCCTATCTTTACCAATCTTCCCATTATATTGTAAATCAATATCTTATCTGGATTTTTTTTGAAAAAAATATTCAATCTGCCTTTTGTAATCAAGGATTGAACTTTTGCTTTTAATGAATTATCTACAATCTTTTCTTCAACAACGACGAGTGGACCAAAAAAAACTGTTCCTGTAGAACCATTTTCCCCATTACCATATCCACCATAGCCACCTGCGCCCCCGCTTACCGAAAGGCTCAAATGATTTGTATCAAGGATTGCAAAAAACCCCTTGATCCTGCCACCACCGCCACCTCCGCCGCCACCACCATCAGCATTACCTCCAGCACCACCACTTGCCAGCACTGAAGAGTATCTGATTCTCAACGTATCTGCCTGCATTTTAATACCGCCACCAGAACCACCACCACCTGCCTCATAGCCTCCATCATAGCCATATAGCCCAAGGGATAAAATCTGTGAACTATCAATGATCATCCTTTGTCCTTTAAGATAGATTAATGCACCACCATTACCACCAAATCCATCAACCAGACCAAGCCTTCCCGCCCCACCTCCGGAACCCATATTGATTACTGTATCACTCAGATTACCATAAGGAGACCCGCCTGCACCTGGGTCAAGATCACCACCATCTCCTCCTGCACCACCATAAGCACCGCCGCCTCCTCCGCCACCTGTTCCGGCATATCCACATCCCGGTCCATAACCATCAGGATGGGTATTCGTGCCACCAGAATATCCCTTGCCCGAACCATCAATCATTGAATTATGGATGTAAATAAACGGAGCCTGCAAAATTACCCTGCCGGTTGAATCAATACCATTCCACTGCTGGACCTTTAGTTTTGCATTATTTACAAGATGAACCTTCCGATTATATTGATGATAACCACAAATTACCAGACTGTCATTCACAACAAGTAAGCTGTCGGAATCCTCGTATATATAACTGAAAAACAAAAACACATTTATAAATATCAACATTTTTACCTCCAAGAAATTATATAGAAAAAGCAATCAATGTCAATAATTTTATTCTCTCTATGTATAACTCAATCTGCATTCCAAATGGTCAAAATAGTTTGCGACAACACAAAATTGTGTAAAAATTTTGGACACATAATTTTTATAAAGTCTCGTAATTTCATAAGATTTAAGGAATTCTGAAAAGTGTAAAACATTTGGACACTTTTGCATACATCACTGGCTAAAAATCTTTGAAATTGCAAAACATTTTTCTGGCACGAAATTTGCATATATATAAACTGGGTAGCTATATGAAGTGCTGGGCAAATAATACCCTTGACTACAACAAAATCCAGATTATAATTTATTATAGGCTGGGTGTAAGAATCTTATCTTATCT from candidate division WOR-3 bacterium carries:
- a CDS encoding T9SS type A sorting domain-containing protein, with product MLIFINVFLFFSYIYEDSDSLLVVNDSLVICGYHQYNRKVHLVNNAKLKVQQWNGIDSTGRVILQAPFIYIHNSMIDGSGKGYSGGTNTHPDGYGPGCGYAGTGGGGGGGAYGGAGGDGGDLDPGAGGSPYGNLSDTVINMGSGGGAGRLGLVDGFGGNGGALIYLKGQRMIIDSSQILSLGLYGYDGGYEAGGGGSGGGIKMQADTLRIRYSSVLASGGAGGNADGGGGGGGGGGRIKGFFAILDTNHLSLSVSGGAGGYGGYGNGENGSTGTVFFGPLVVVEEKIVDNSLKAKVQSLITKGRLNIFFKKNPDKILIYNIMGRLVKIGENTENEIDVSDLKNGVYFLKLPGEKKLMKFILIK
- a CDS encoding DEAD/DEAH box helicase, producing MESMEIKQELKRTWGPFFSRFGCFTQIQEITIPYILNKENVVVISPAATGKTEAVIAPIIENLLKGELKGLKVLYITPTRALVNDLFRRLEEPITSLNLTIGRKTGDHPVIEKKHLPNVLLTTPESFDSLLSREPMIFMNLFAAVLDEIHLLDNTPRGDQLRILLNRLRKILQKINSNLQYCALSATIDDLNIGDRYFDNSKVCFLKSPREIEYILIPAKNFIKEIFKIAQVRQIKKILAFFNARSFAESFSQKFRIPPFEDRVFVHHASLPRSKREEVEKFMNQSDRAILLATSTLELGIDIGDVDAIILYRPPYNISSLLQRIGRGNRRTDKLFAIGVYANNWEKILFETFFDCARIGELYEKRYQASLSVIPQQIYSYLYQRRRIGTTLKSIYQIFQSLYPEAIIKDVFKKLLSEGIIKEMRPGIYYLTDKIENKIAYGKIHSNIAEKSFGEYDVYEISSGVLIGRIFYLLEKFILGGKCWQKVQVLEKEKKVYARCIGEGPEFSKIFEGKGAGNYNYLLSTILKNRFFPTLLPEEIPFFYDGKNTHIFHLFGSLYGFIIAESLYEEGIDAVDIEGKILTLQNFQMPDDRFPMPTLVSIKKVIANNIARFEDALGSGAFFYDLPNELQIEDHILNLDIPGFLEFIGCLKLREIDARDFTGTLRLISVEEKD